From a region of the Vairimorpha necatrix chromosome 4, complete sequence genome:
- a CDS encoding transcription factor SKN7, which translates to MQPKETKEFVKKLYDILEDVNNKDFIVWNMTGHSFIIVNPQGFADVILQSFFRHKNLSSFIRQLNKYDFHKIKSSKFLISQYGKQVLEFEHMYFQRGKRNQLYKIKRKSSSHEAASKDFELLPGIESYKLFQGHIIENIKDLSEKFSLLVDNINEIKNKLFKEEKVFYMSVIVFDEDTSMSIHIYNLLKNKKINIMIIENKNNLFSVLKSIKFDFIVLGGNSILLKEVMRFIRRFDFMTPVIYLGYDNLDFDVYSIGVTDFIKKPFTLAEFYHVVAKYMSHKNEPHK; encoded by the coding sequence ATGCAACCCAAAGAAACCAAAGAATTtgtgaaaaaattatatgacATTTTAGAAGATGTCAATAACAAAGACTTTATAGTCTGGAATATGACTGGTCattcatttataattgtCAATCCCCAAGGGTTTGCTGATGTTATTTTACAGTCTTTTTTtagacataaaaatttgtcttcttttattaGACAACTTAACAAGTATGATTTCCATAAGATAAAAAgtagtaaatttttaatttctcaATATGGAAAACAAGTACTTGAATTTGAGCATATGTATTTCCAAAGAGGAAAAAGGAATcaattgtataaaattaaaagaaagaGTTCATCTCATGAAGCAGCCAGTAAAGATTTTGAGTTGTTGCCTGGTATTGAGTCATATAAGCTTTTTCAGGGTCatattattgaaaatattaaagatttatCAGAGAAGTTTAGTTTATTAGTTGATAATATTAATGAGATTAAGAATAAGTTATTTAAAGAAGagaaagttttttatatgtcaGTTATTGTTTTTGATGAGGATACAAGTATGTCAatacatatttataatttgttaAAGAATAAGAAGATTAATATTATGATTATTGAGAATAAGAATAATTTGTTTAGTGTTTTAAAGAGTATTAAGTTTgattttatagttttagGGGGGAATAGTATTTTACTTAAAGAAGTTATGAGATTTATAAGGAGATTTGATTTTATGACACCCGTAATTTATCTTGGATATGATAATTTAGATTTTGATGTTTATTCTATAGGAGTGAcagattttattaagaagCCTTTTACTCTCGCCGAGTTTTATCATGTGGTGGCCAAGTACATGAGCCACAAGAATGAGCCCCACAAgtag
- a CDS encoding putative SP-containing protein encodes MIFTCFIWKIVSESFEAKDLLNDFIIIHEVNLQALKDYKEKIREHYKEDTRFRKVEEKIKEYLEFNDKNFQVLTITSEMITNLELKTKIEEIINEIKKAANQQTDTSKCHQSVSMNKKESKSLHTKIKGLHDNLIRTLESEIDCINSFGPI; translated from the coding sequence ATGATCTTTACTTGTTTCATATGGAAAATAGTATCAGAGTCATTTGAAGCAAAAGATCTCTTAAATGATTTCATAATAATACACGAAGTCAATTTACAAGCACTAAAAGActataaagaaaagataaGAGAACATTATAAAGAAGACACTAGATTTAGGAAGGTAgaagaaaagataaaagaatatttggaatttaatgataaaaattttcaagtATTGACGATAACTTCAGAAATGATAACAAACTTAGAACTAAAGACGAAGATAGAGGAGATAATAAACGAAATAAAGAAAGCGGCAAATCAACAGACTGATACATCGAAATGTCATCAGTCTGTTTCgatgaataaaaaagaatctAAAAGTTTACacacaaaaataaaaggtCTACATGACAATTTAATAAGGACATTAGAATCTGAGATAGACTGTATAAACTCCTTTGGTCccatataa
- a CDS encoding GTPase-activating protein GYP1 — MTNKSKLQRILSHRIIDEVKLRKFIKKSRSIFGPDIWSLLLKNGSYEEYLTLLNMSFNNNVLFNNDISFKDNDSYDFSLAFNGNILDFIKKNNLPFHNKIPIDKKILHQIQIDIKRLNTNYTLVKGKDISKSYINILLLISHKRYKLGYVQGMADFLVPFVLNCPEYQAYFLYLDFIKKIEFNIINLQGNLILRFREEMENIDPVLCDYLHEIGLEFHVFSFRWFNCIFFREFQYQDYMKIFTNILSYKDINSILVYIGVAILNLLRKDILTKTYNDNVLMIQDMSNNQTIVVDNLLIIANKLYKHNKKNNLKN; from the coding sequence ATGACAAACAAAAGCAAACTACAAAGAATATTATCTCATAGAATAATAGATGAAGTTAAACTAAGgaaattcataaaaaagtCCAGATCAATATTTGGGCCAGATATTTGGTCccttttattaaagaatgGATCTTATGAAGAATATCTTACATTACTAAATAtgtcttttaataataatgtaTTGTTTAATAATGATATATCATTCAAGGATAATGATTCTTATGATTTTTCATTGGCATTTAATGGTAATATTCTTgactttattaaaaaaaataatttaccATTTCATAACAAAATTCctatagataaaaaaatacttcatcaaatacaaatagatataaaaagattgAATACTAATTACACACTTGTAAAGGGTAAAGATATATCTAAATCatacataaatattttattattaatatctCATAAAAGATATAAGTTAGGATATGTACAAGGTATGGCTGATTTTCTGGTGCCATTTGTTCTTAATTGTCCTGAGTACCAGGCCTATTTCTTATACTTagattttatcaaaaaaatagaatttaatataattaatttacaGGGAAATCTTATCTTAAGATTTAGAGAAGAAATGGAAAATATAGATCCTGTCCTGTGTGATTATTTACATGAAATAGGCTTAGAATTTCATGTATTTAGTTTTAGGTGGTTTAATTGCATATTTTTCAGAGAATTTCAATATCAGgattatatgaaaatttttacaaatatattatcttataaagatataaataGCATACTAGTGTATATCGGGGTGGCGATACTGAATTTACTAAGGAAAGATATACTGACTAAGACATATAATGATAATGTATTAATGATACAGGATATGAGCAATAACCAAACCATTGTAGTGGATAATTTACTAATCATTGCCAACAAACTATATAAacataacaaaaaaaataatcttaaaaattaa
- a CDS encoding N-alpha-acetlytransferase, with the protein MFIKFRKMILSDINNVINLINRNLEENLVPLIFLNDLFDTSGRFHYVCLHNNKVIGNISCTIQDTREHDTVLQCHVLCVDFPYRTNGIGTRLMEIVKEEATSLNIRSISLYVRSSNLQAKEFYIKQGFEIIKEVSYYENGALALLMKYTNLNI; encoded by the coding sequence ATGTTTATTAAGTTCAGAAAGATGATCTTGTCTGATATTAATAATGTTATAAATCTTATAAATAGGAATCTTGAGGAGAATCTCGTCCCATTAATATTCCTTAATGATCTATTTGATACTTCCGGAAGATTTCATTATGTCTGTCTCCACAATAATAAAGTAATAGGCAATATTTCTTGTACTATACAAGATACTAGAGAACATGACACCGTTTTACAGTGTCATGTTCTCTGTGTAGACTTCCCATACAGGACAAATGGTATTGGTACAAGATTAATGGAGATAGTCAAGGAAGAAGCCACCTCCTTAAATATAAGGAGTATAAGTCTATATGTAAGATCAAGTAACTTACAAgctaaagaattttatattaaacaaGGATTTGAGATTATAAAAGAGGTGTCATATTATGAAAATGGAGCACTAGCTTTACTAATgaaatatacaaatttaaacatataa
- a CDS encoding threonine-tRNA ligase (TARS1), whose protein sequence is MSEPCEMSKSNLNLSQSNLQSLNSGISDIIKISYNNKIYEIKSNFSAYDFLNKFTDLSDILMCKINGDFSDLSTILQNDNKLSFCTFEECKDIFWHSSAHVLGMALVNLFPNCKLIKGPPLENGFFYDIDIEKTISQEDYKNIENEMYKIIKKDYKFQKIYYKKSDLLEMYKNNPYKLHFVNTKVSEGSTVYKNGDFFDLCKGPHIFSTGKIKAVKILKNSSVHHNENQVQRIYGITFPNKELLKNFIKLNEEAKNKDHRKIGKELDLFFFHEYSPGSCFFLPNGTFIYNKLVDLMKSEYKKRGFKEVISPNIFSIDLWKESGHYENYKDNIFILENENMAMKPMNCPGHCLMFKNFDHSFRDLPIRYADFGVLHRNELSGALTGLTRVRRFQQDDAHIFCTKEQVKNEIIGCLDFLKFIYEIFNFKFSLFLSTRPEKFIGEIEEWNQAEKSLEEAIKACNFDYQINEGDGAFYGPKIDIILQDALGRKIQCGTIQLDFQLPQRFKLKYRSDEGNQKTPVIIHRAILGSVERFIAILLESYGKNLPFWINPRQVGIVSLADEKYTEKVREKFKDFKCEILRDNNTLNKNLRILIKKGYSFVCVIGKKEAENESINVRINNKQKEYKLEKFIENLSQLNLREINEEEFNEEQICEEVNEKLNI, encoded by the coding sequence ATGTCTGAACCGTGTGAAATGTctaaatcaaatttaaatttgtctCAATCAAATCTACAAAGCTTGAATTCTGGAATATcagatattattaaaatatcttataataataaaatatacgAAATTAAGTCAAATTTCTCTGCTTATGATTTCCTTAATAAATTCACTGATCTCTCTGATATTCTCATGTGTAAAATAAATGGAGATTTCTCTGATCTCTCTACTATCTTACAGAATGATAACAAGTTGTCATTCTGCACATTCGAAGAATGTAAAGACATCTTCTGGCACAGTTCTGCCCATGTCCTCGGCATGGCTCTAGTAAACTTATTTCCTAATTGTAAGCTCATAAAGGGTCCCCCCTTAGAAAATGGCTTTTTTTATGACATAGACatagaaaaaacaatatctcaagaagattataaaaatatagaaaatgaaatgtataaaataatcaaaaaagattataaatttcagaaaatttattataaaaaatcagatCTACTagaaatgtataaaaataatccaTACAAATTACATTTTGTAAATACAAAAGTTTCAGAAGGCTCAactgtttataaaaatggggatttttttgatctttGTAAAGGTCCACACATTTTTAGTACTGGGAAAATTAAAgctgtaaaaatattgaaaaattctTCAGTTCATCATAACGAAAATCAAGTACAAAGAATTTACGGAATAACATTTCcaaataaagaattattgaaaaattttataaaattaaatgaagaagcaaaaaataaagatcaTAGGAAAATAGGTAAAGaattagatttatttttttttcatgaaTATAGTCCTGGGTCTTGTTTTTTCTTACCAAATGgtacttttatttataataaattagtggatttaatgaaatcagaatataaaaaaagaggtTTCAAAGAAGTTATAAGtccaaatatttttagtattGATTTGTGGAAAGAATCAGGAcattatgaaaattataaagataatattttcattttagaaaatgaaaatatggCTATGAAACCTATGAATTGCCCTGGACATTGTTTAATGTTCAAGAATTTTGATCATTCTTTTAGAGATTTGCCTATTAGATACGCCGATTTTGGTGTTTTACATAGGAATGAACTAAGTGGGGCACTAACAGGCTTAACAAGAGTCAGGAGGTTTCAACAAGATGATGctcatattttttgtactaAAGAACAAgtcaaaaatgaaattattgGGTGTTTAGATTTCTTGAAATTCATTTACGAAATATTCAATTTCAAgttttctttgtttttgaGCACCAGACCCGAGAAATTTATAGGCGAAATTGAAGAATGGAATCAAGCCGAGAAATCTCTAGAAGAAGCAATAAAAGCATGTAATTTCGATTATCAAATTAATGAAGGAGATGGGGCATTTTATGGCCCGAAAATtgatataattttacaagATGCCTTAGGTAGAAAAATACAATGTGGGACAATACAATTAGATTTCCAATTACCACAAAGATTTAAACTGAAATACAGAAGTGACGAAGGAAATCAAAAGACTCCTGTTATAATTCATAGAGCCATTTTGGGTTCAGTAGAAAGATTTATAGCCATACTCTTAGAGAGTTATGGGAAGAATTTGCCTTTTTGGATTAACCCGAGACAAGTCGGGATTGTCTCTTTGGCGgatgaaaaatatacgGAGAAAGTAAgggaaaaatttaaagattttaaatgtGAAATATTAAGAGATAATAATacactaaataaaaatctgaGAATATTGATAAAGAAAGGATACAGTTTTGTATGCGTGATAGGAAAAAAAGAAGCAGAAAATGAAAGTATAAATGTGAGgattaataataaacagAAGGAATATAAGCTTgagaaatttatagaaaatttaagtcAACTTAATTTGAGAGAAATAAATGAGGAAGAATTTAATGAAGAGCAAATATGTGAGGAAGTAAATGAGAaattaaacatttaa